A part of Apodemus sylvaticus chromosome 19, mApoSyl1.1, whole genome shotgun sequence genomic DNA contains:
- the Sfta2 gene encoding surfactant-associated protein 2, protein MESSMCLFLLLALLSSSHAGSKVTLQVKLTEAFQAKTSQDSCALDTLQKICLLLHLPAGTNVTLHHKGPPHHLTCRA, encoded by the exons ATGGAGTCTTCGatgtgcctcttcctcctcctggccCTCCTCAGCAGCTCACACGCAG GTTCAAAGGTGACTTTGCAAGTAAAGCTAACTGAGGCTTTTCAGGCTAAGACCTCCCAGGACTCCTGCGCTCTGGACACACTCCAAAAG atctgcctcctcctccacctcccagcAGGGACCAACGTCACCCTTCATCATAAAGGGCCGCCACACCACCTCACCTGCAGAGCCTGA
- the LOC127670168 gene encoding mucin-like protein 3 → MAQPTSGLCSTFGFLICLLFLSASWEAGANTVQELQKTGEPSIFDHLLLLTPGLTQRAPSDYKNSGQDPPDLPEFTATQKPKKQCNTTRLVKPEHKPVDNAKAADYGNTTVHHETPLASGKNLSSQGKHPMARNERSADEPGSTNSDKLSDGRHPTSAPRRSTTCRSATSRTRVTRKSGTPVIPTETSSRLRTTSRKPTISPDSELIKNSSSPGKSTEAPRTSYKTPKTPTTPGAKHHTTLFASDKSVQTSTEHIKEVTSAREKTTRSRSASTEHEGKTGPASENTSQAQGLPVEHHTASASENMTEVSAKSTKYPVGATSITEKATENPTVFQRKTTVATKTVKATGTPAKTSVILETTRPVNATEDTSTVPSHFHKTETSHQGAIGSLTSRVDLGPTTSEAHHSQQNTHSLPGGLHGAGERGENNSFPAWAIVIVILLAVIILLIILGLIFLVSCASRARHVLTQNSEDAEPEDKGGRNSYPVYLMEQQNLKPNQIPSPP, encoded by the exons ATGGCTCAGCCGACCAGTGGCCTCTGTTCTACTTTTGGCTTCCtcatctgcctcctcttcctttctgcttcttGGGAGGCAG GTGCTAACACAGTTCAAGAGCTTCAAAAGACTGGTGAACCTTCAATATTCGATCATTTACTCCTTCTTACTCCGGGTCTTACTCAGAGAGCTCCTTCTGATTACAAAAACTCAGGGCAAGATCCTCCAGACCTCCCTGAGTTTACAGCAACCCAGAAGCCCAAAAAACAGTGCAACACCACTCGTCTTGTCAAACCAGAGCACAAACCTGTAGACAACGCCAAAGCTGCAGACTACGGAAACACCACTGTCCATCATGAAACGCCTCTGGCTTCGGGAAAGAATCTCAGCAGCCAAGGAAAACACCCAATGGCCCGGAATGAACGCTCTGCTGACGAGCCCGGATCCACTAACTCAGACAAGTTGTCAGATGGAAGACATCCGACCTCAGCACCCAGGAGAAGCACAACTTGTAGGTCTGCAACAAGTCGAACCAGGGTAACGAGGAAATCTGGTACACCAGTGATTCCCACAGAGACCAGCTCCAGGCTAAGGACCACCTCACGGAAGCCCACAATTTCCCCTGACTCAGAGCTTATTAAAAACAGTTCTTCCCCAGGAAAGTCCACAGAAGCCCCAAGGACCTCATACAAGACTCCAAAGACCCCAACAACACCAGGAGCTAAACATCACACAACTCTATTTGCCTCAGACAAGTCTGTCCAGACAAGTACAGAGCACATTAAAGAAGTCACATCAGCCAGGGAGAAGACCACAAGATCCCGGTCGGCATCCACTGAGCATGAAGGAAAGACCGGGCCAGCTAGTGAGAATACCTCGCAAGCCCAGGGGCTTCCTGTAGAACACCATACCGCATCGGCCAGTGAAAATATGACAGAGGTCTCAGCAAAATCCACAAAATACCCAGTAGGGGCCACATCAATCACTGAGAAAGCCACAGAGAATCCCACAGTATTCCAGAGGAAAACCACAGTAGCCACTAAGACGGTAAAGGCCACAGGAACTCCAGCAAAAACATCAGTAATCTTGGAGACCACACGACCAGTCAATGCCACAGAAGACACGTCTACGGTTCCCTCTCATTTCCATAAAACCGAGACCTCGCACCAAGGGGCCATTGGCTCTTTGACATCCAGAGTGGACCTGGGACCCACCACTTCAGAAGCTCACCACTCCCAGCAGAACACGCACAGCTTACCTGGAGGCCTCCACGGtgctggggagagaggggagaataATTCGTTCCCTGCGTGGGCTATAGTTATTGTGATCCTCCTGGCTGTGATTATTCTGCTGATTATCCTTGGCCTGATCTTTTTG GTCTCCTGCGCATCACGAGCACGCCATGTACTGACCCAGAACTCAGAGGACGCCGAGCCCGAG